The following are encoded in a window of Actinomadura rubteroloni genomic DNA:
- a CDS encoding ABC transporter ATP-binding protein, which produces MTGEPFLSVRDLKIHFPTDDGLVRSVDGLTFDLERGRTLGIVGESGSGKSVTSLGILGLHNRRNAKVSGEIWLDGKELVGASPDEVRRQRGRKMAMIFQDPLSSMHPFYTVGKQIVEAYRVHNDVSKSVARKHAIDMLGRVGIPKPDRRVDDYPHQFSGGMRQRAMIAMALSCDPELLIADEPTTALDVTVQAQILDLLRDLQQEFNSAIIMITHDLGVVAELADDVLVMYAGRCVEQAPVDEVFHAPQHPYTWGLLASMPRLDRARSERLNPIKGSPPSLINVPNGCAFHPRCAYATLNEGRSESERPELTEAAPGHLAACHLPLDRRREIWESEIRPTL; this is translated from the coding sequence CTGACGTTCGACCTCGAACGCGGCCGGACGCTCGGCATCGTCGGCGAGTCCGGCTCGGGCAAGAGCGTCACGAGCCTCGGGATCCTCGGCCTGCACAACCGCCGCAACGCGAAGGTGTCGGGCGAGATCTGGCTGGACGGCAAGGAACTGGTCGGCGCGTCGCCCGACGAGGTCCGGCGCCAGCGCGGCCGCAAGATGGCGATGATCTTCCAGGACCCGCTGTCGTCGATGCACCCCTTCTACACGGTCGGCAAGCAGATCGTCGAGGCGTACCGCGTCCACAACGACGTCTCCAAGAGCGTCGCGCGCAAGCACGCCATCGACATGCTCGGCCGGGTCGGGATCCCGAAGCCGGACCGGCGCGTGGACGACTACCCGCACCAGTTCTCCGGCGGCATGCGGCAGCGCGCGATGATCGCGATGGCGCTGTCGTGCGACCCGGAGCTGCTGATCGCCGACGAGCCGACCACGGCGCTCGACGTGACCGTCCAGGCGCAGATCCTCGACCTGCTCCGGGACCTGCAGCAGGAGTTCAACTCCGCGATCATCATGATCACCCACGACCTCGGGGTCGTGGCGGAGCTGGCCGACGACGTGCTCGTGATGTACGCGGGCCGGTGCGTGGAGCAGGCGCCGGTGGACGAGGTCTTCCACGCCCCGCAGCACCCCTACACCTGGGGGCTGCTCGCGTCGATGCCGCGGCTGGACCGGGCGCGTTCGGAGCGGCTGAACCCGATCAAGGGCTCACCGCCCAGCCTCATCAACGTGCCGAACGGGTGCGCGTTCCATCCCCGCTGCGCCTACGCGACGCTGAACGAGGGACGCAGCGAGTCCGAGCGGCCCGAGCTGACGGAGGCCGCGCCGGGGCACCTCGCCGCGTGCCATCTCCCGCTGGACAGGCGGCGGGAGATCTGGGAGTCCGAGATCCGGCCGACGCTGTGA
- a CDS encoding ABC transporter ATP-binding protein translates to MSTSETTTDAAPAERPAPSGEPLLQVEDLGKHFPVTAGLLRRQVAAVKAVDGVSFSVRRGETLGLVGESGCGKSTTGRMIMRLLDPSFGRITFDGRDITGLSQRQLRPHRRDLQMIFQDPYSSLNPRKTVGAIVGAPFHLQNVQTEHGVKKAVQEILELVGLSPEHYNRYPHEFSGGQRQRIGIARTLALKPKLIIADEPVSALDVSVQAQVVNLLEDLQDELNLTYVVIAHDLSVVRHISDRVAVMYLGKIVEVADRNDLYERPMHPYTNALLSAVPVPDPSRREGRERIRLQGDVPSPLDPPPACRFHTRCWKAQDICRQQEPPLVALSPGHEVACHFPENTTVSATDLVAKAEAGPSGSGDA, encoded by the coding sequence GTGAGCACTTCAGAGACCACGACGGACGCGGCGCCCGCCGAGCGTCCGGCCCCGTCCGGCGAGCCGCTGCTCCAGGTGGAGGACCTCGGCAAGCACTTCCCGGTGACGGCCGGGCTGCTGCGCCGCCAGGTCGCCGCGGTGAAGGCCGTGGACGGGGTGTCGTTCTCGGTCCGCCGGGGCGAGACGCTCGGCCTGGTGGGGGAGTCGGGCTGCGGCAAGTCCACCACCGGACGGATGATCATGCGGTTGCTGGATCCGTCGTTCGGGCGGATCACCTTCGACGGCCGGGACATCACCGGGCTGTCGCAGCGGCAGCTCCGGCCCCACCGCCGCGACCTGCAGATGATCTTCCAGGACCCGTACTCGTCGCTGAACCCGCGCAAGACGGTCGGCGCGATCGTCGGGGCGCCGTTCCACCTGCAGAACGTCCAGACCGAGCACGGCGTGAAGAAGGCCGTCCAGGAGATCCTGGAGCTGGTGGGCCTCAGCCCCGAGCACTACAACCGGTACCCGCACGAGTTCTCCGGCGGGCAGCGGCAGCGCATCGGGATCGCCCGCACGCTGGCCCTCAAGCCCAAGCTGATCATCGCGGACGAGCCGGTGTCGGCGCTGGACGTGTCGGTGCAGGCCCAGGTCGTCAACCTGCTGGAGGACCTCCAGGACGAGCTGAACCTCACCTACGTGGTGATCGCGCACGACCTGTCGGTCGTCCGGCACATCTCCGACCGCGTCGCCGTGATGTACCTCGGCAAGATCGTCGAGGTCGCGGACCGGAACGACCTGTACGAGCGGCCGATGCACCCGTACACGAACGCGCTGCTGTCGGCGGTGCCGGTGCCCGACCCGTCCCGGCGGGAGGGACGCGAGCGGATCCGGCTCCAGGGCGACGTGCCGAGCCCCCTGGACCCGCCGCCCGCGTGCCGCTTCCACACGCGCTGCTGGAAGGCGCAGGACATCTGCAGGCAGCAGGAGCCGCCGCTGGTGGCGCTGAGCCCGGGCCACGAGGTGGCGTGCCACTTCCCGGAGAACACGACGGTCAGCGCGACCGACCTGGTGGCGAAGGCGGAGGCGGGACCGTCCGGGTCGGGCGACGCCTGA